A single region of the Lotus japonicus ecotype B-129 chromosome 4, LjGifu_v1.2 genome encodes:
- the LOC130712398 gene encoding uncharacterized protein LOC130712398 translates to MECEFENPGDGGGTPTPPPDLGGTTTWQGGTSAGKVSFRDKLMGGKRAPASRKSANLRDEGKMQVSFVNGNDRLPEVSVSEEVLKELCAPWEEALVVTLLGKRLGYRTMKSRLVNLWKLSGEFELRDVDNGFFMVKFDNQADRTKVMEGGPWMIFDHYLAVATWSPEFISPEAKVMKTLAWIRFPGLNMVFYDEGFLMGLASVIGVPIRVDTNTLNAERGCFARVCVELDLSKPVIGKVKVRDFGTGWSMRDSTSFARTVATMDIWEGNASSHQEPLRR, encoded by the coding sequence ATGGAGTGTGAGTTTGAAAACCCCGGTGACGGTGGTGGAACCCCAACACCGCCGCCGGATCTGGGGGGCACAACGACATGGCAGGGAGGGACAAGCGCAGGCAAGGTATCCTTCCGAGATAAGCTTATGGGAGGCAAGCGTGCGCCAGCATCGAGGAAGTCTGCAAACCTTAGGGATGAGGGTAAGATGCAAGTGAGCTTTGTTAATGGGAATGATAGGCTTCCTGAGGTGTCAGTGTCGGAAGAAGTCCTGAAGGAGCTTTGTGCTCCCTGGGAAGAGGCTCTTGTGGTCACCTTGCTGGGGAAGCGACTAGGCTATCGTACCATGAAGTCAAGACTGGTGAACCTGTGGAAGCTGTCTGGTGAGTTTGAATTGAGGGACGTGGATAATGGGTTTTTCATGGTTAAATTCGACAACCAGGCAGATCGTACCAAAGTTATGGAGGGCGGCCCGTGGATGATCTTCGATCACTACCTTGCGGTGGCAACGTGGAGCCCAGAATTTATTTCACCGGAGGCAAAGGTGATGAAGACTTTAGCCTGGATCAGATTCCCGGGACTGAATATGGTGTTCTACGATGAAGGTTTCCTTATGGGGCTAGCATCGGTGATAGGGGTGCCGATCAGGGTCGACACCAATACCCTGAATGCAGAACGAGGTTGCTTTGCGCGAGTTTGTGTGGAGTTAGACCTGTCTAAGCCAGTAATTGGTAAGGTCAAGGTGAGGGATTTTGGCACAGGGTGGAGTATGAGGGACTCCACATCATTTGCTCGAACTGTGGCTACTATGGACATATGGGAAGGCAATGCATCGAGCCACCAAGAGCCCCTGAGAAGGTAA